The sequence AGCACGGTGACCTCGCAGCCGCGCTGGGCCAGCAGCTTCAGCGAGTGCGACTTTACCCCGAAGTCGTACGCCAGCACGCGGTAGCGCGTCTCGCCCGCGGGCGGCACCCGGTAGCGCTCGTCCGTCGATACCCCGCACGCCAGGTCCAGCCCGGCCATCTGCGGCTGCGCCCGGATCTGCCCCACCAGCTCGTCCGCGTCCACCTCCGCCGGGGCGATGGCGCCGCGCATGGAGCCCAGCGAGCGGATGTGGCGCGTCAGGGCGCGCGTGTCCACACCCGAGATGGCGATCACCCCGTGGCGCTGCAGGTAGGCGTCGAGCGACTCGGCCGCGCGCCAGTTGCTGTACGCGGGAGGCGCCTCGTGAAGCACGAACCCGGCAACCTGAGGCCCCGCGCTCTCCTCGTCCTCGGCGTTCACCCCGTAGTTGCCGATCAGCGGGTAGGTCATGGTCACGATCTGCCCGGAGTACGACGGATCGGTCAGGACCTCCTGGTACCCGGTCATCGACGTGTTGAAGACCACCTCGCCGAACGCCGTGCCCCGCGCGCCGTACGCCTCGCCACGGAACGCGCGGCCGTCTTCCAGGATCAGCACTGCGGGATGGGGCAACGGAGTCTCCGATGTCGCGGCAAGTCGATGCAGAAAGGGAAGATGCGCGGCGGGAATCTAGGCCGGGCGGCGCGCGTGTCAAGCGGCCGTACGTCAGCGTGGACAGGCGCGCGACTCTGTCATCCAGAGGCCCAAGCGCACCAAATCAACCCGCAGCACCCCCGTCGCGGGCCGAAGGATCTTGCCGCGGACACGTACAAGCGGGGGCGCGGCAGCGTGCACCGTGCCCGAGGCCTCGGATGCCGTAGGGCCCTCACCCGGCCGCGCTGACGCGCGTGCCACCCTCTCCCACAAACAGCGTGGCAAACAGCGTGGGAGAGGGGGTACACTTCGGGGGTGGAATGCGTCGGCGAGCACAGAGGCGGCGGCCGCAGCCCTGCTGGGGCGACTGAAGTCGCGGCAACAACGGCCCGAAGTCCGCCTTCGCGGACTGCATCCCGCGGCAGCGTGCACGAAACCCAGCCGCCGTGCAGGTCAGGTCTCCCCCTCCCCTGCGAAGCGGGGGACGGGGGCCGGGGGGAGGGGGAACTGGCGCAGTGACCCCCGGCGGGTAGATTCCGCCGCTCGTGAAACCATCCTGGGAGGAAGTTTGGAAGAGCCGCAGCCGCTGGTGTTCATCTACGCAGACGAGTCGTGTCTGGGCAACCAGTACAAGGACCGCGCGCGCCCCGGCGGGGCCGCCGGACTGCTGGAGTTCTGGCACCCGCGCAAGGGCTGGGTCCGGCGCGACTACTGGACGTCGGAGCCCGATACCACAAACAACCGCATGGCCATCCGCAGCGCCACCATCCCGCTGGCGGCCCTCAAGCAGCCGTCGCGCGTCGTGTTCACCTCCGACAGCCGCTACCTGGTGGACGGCATGACGCAGTGGGTGCACGGCTGGTCCGCGCGCGGATGGAAGCGAAAAGATGGCGAGATCGAGAACCTGGAGCTGTGGAAGGCGCTGATGCCGGTCGCGGGCCGCCACGAGGTGCAGTGGCGCTGGGTGAAGGGGCACGCCGGCCATCCGCAGAACGAGTACGCCAATTACCTGGCCACCCGCTCCGCGTCTCGCCAGGACCAGAGCGGCGGGCTTGTGGATTCCAAGTTCGACGACTGGATCCGCGAAGAGCAGGAAAAGGAGCGCTACCTGAGCTTCTTCGCCCTGCCGCCCGACAAGTTCGAGTTCAAGCCCTCGCGCCGGCCGCCTACGCGCTGACGCCCACCTCCTCACGTCGGCCGACTGACGCCACGAGGGCGTCCGCGACGTGGTCCGCCGCGTGGGGGCGGGCCATGCCCCGTGCACCATCCGCCAGCCGCTGAAGCAGCCCGGGCGCGCTGAACGCGCGGGTGAACGCGGCGCGGATCTCGTCGGTGGTGTTCGCGACCAGCGCGGCGCCGTTCGCCTCGGCCACGCGGGCGTTCCCCTCTTCCGCGCCGGGGATGGGCCGCGTCAGCAGCAGCGCGCATCCCAGCGCCAGCCCCTCGCTCAGCGACAATCCGCCGGGCTTGGTGGCGACCAGGTCCGCGGCCGACATCCACGTCGTGAGCCCCTGCACATATCCGTGCACCTGCAGGCGCTCCGCCGACAGTCCCAGCGCCTGCAGCCGCTCGCGCGCGGAGTCGTTTCGCGCGCAGACCGCTACCAGCTGAACGTCGCGGGGCGTGGCTTGCAGCGCCGCGCGCGCGGACTCTTCCACGCCGATCCCCAATCCTCCGCCCACGATCAGGGCTATGCGCCGGTCCGCTGGCAACCCGAGCGCCGCACGGGCCTCGTCGCGCGACACCGCGGATGCCACGTCCGGCGAGATGGGGATGCCGGTCGCGAGCGCCGGGACGCCGGGCACACGCCTGCCCAGTTCCGCGACGAGTTCATCGGTGGCGACGAAGTAGCGGCTGGCGCACGGCTGCACCCACACGCGGTGCAGGGTGAAGTCCGTCACCACCAGCGAAAGGGGCGGAAACTCGCCGCCTCCGGACGCCAGCTGGCAGGGAAGGAAGTGCGTCGACAGGCACGCATCCCACCGCTCCGCGTCCAGCACGCGCCGGAACTCGCGGAACACGAAGCGGCCGGCGGCGGCCCAGCGGGCGCGGTCGTGCTCGTCGCCATCCGTGGCGTGATAGATCTCCTTCCACAACGACGGCGCATGCGCGGCCACCTTTTCGAACGCCTTGCCGTAGAATGCCTTCACCCACGCTGGCGCCAGTTCCAGCAGGTCCACGTGGCGCACGTACACGCCGGGGTGCCGGCGGGCGAGCGCGGTGCAAACCGCTTCCGCCGCGCGGACGTGGCCCGTCCCGGTGGAGACGGAGACGACGAGGATCTTGGGATCGTTCATCAGGGAGGCTGAAGCGAGCGAATTGTGGGGTGCCGCCCCGACGGTGCCGGGGCGGGGCATGAAGACGGCGATCGGCTACGGGTGATTCAGTCCGTCTCGAGCGCCGTTCGGCCGAAGATGCGCTCGAACCAGCGGACGGCGGATGCCTCGGCCTCCGCCATCGGCACCTCGCGGCCC comes from Longimicrobium sp. and encodes:
- the carA gene encoding glutamine-hydrolyzing carbamoyl-phosphate synthase small subunit; this encodes MPHPAVLILEDGRAFRGEAYGARGTAFGEVVFNTSMTGYQEVLTDPSYSGQIVTMTYPLIGNYGVNAEDEESAGPQVAGFVLHEAPPAYSNWRAAESLDAYLQRHGVIAISGVDTRALTRHIRSLGSMRGAIAPAEVDADELVGQIRAQPQMAGLDLACGVSTDERYRVPPAGETRYRVLAYDFGVKSHSLKLLAQRGCEVTVLPATTPTEEIVAAGADGLFVSNGPGDPEAVGHALDAIRALSGTGTPVFGICLGHQLIARAFGAETYKLKYGHRGGNHPVRRLSDGAVEITAQNHGFAVRGDEGGIPGAPELQVTHMNLNDGTVEGLQHRERPVFSVQYHPEAAPGPHDSRYLFDRFVDEMERRARGMQVDA
- a CDS encoding RNase H family protein, coding for MEEPQPLVFIYADESCLGNQYKDRARPGGAAGLLEFWHPRKGWVRRDYWTSEPDTTNNRMAIRSATIPLAALKQPSRVVFTSDSRYLVDGMTQWVHGWSARGWKRKDGEIENLELWKALMPVAGRHEVQWRWVKGHAGHPQNEYANYLATRSASRQDQSGGLVDSKFDDWIREEQEKERYLSFFALPPDKFEFKPSRRPPTR
- a CDS encoding MGDG synthase family glycosyltransferase is translated as MNDPKILVVSVSTGTGHVRAAEAVCTALARRHPGVYVRHVDLLELAPAWVKAFYGKAFEKVAAHAPSLWKEIYHATDGDEHDRARWAAAGRFVFREFRRVLDAERWDACLSTHFLPCQLASGGGEFPPLSLVVTDFTLHRVWVQPCASRYFVATDELVAELGRRVPGVPALATGIPISPDVASAVSRDEARAALGLPADRRIALIVGGGLGIGVEESARAALQATPRDVQLVAVCARNDSARERLQALGLSAERLQVHGYVQGLTTWMSAADLVATKPGGLSLSEGLALGCALLLTRPIPGAEEGNARVAEANGAALVANTTDEIRAAFTRAFSAPGLLQRLADGARGMARPHAADHVADALVASVGRREEVGVSA